DNA from Candidatus Baltobacteraceae bacterium:
AATCTCCGCCCACGTCAGTCCCTCCCAGGCACCGAACGCAAACTCACGCAATCGCGCATCGGCGATCGGTTGGAGTCCGTGCGGTTCGGCAATCGCGCGCGCCGTCTCTTGGGCGCGTAATAAATCGCTCGTGTAGATGCGCTCGAAGCGCTCGTCGCACAGCCGCGCGGACAACCGCGCGGCTTGCAGATGGCCTTCGTCGGAGAGTGGAACGTCGGTCTGGCCTTGAAAGCGGCGCTGCGCGTTGAGCGCGGTCGATCCGTGCCGGACCAGCGTCAGCTCTACTTGACCTTCTCCAGCAGATCGCGCATGTCGTTGGCGTGTTCTTCTTCGACGGCCAGGATCTCTTCCATCAGGCGCCGCGACGTGACGTCTCGCTCGCCGAAGAAACGTACGATCTCCGTATACGACTCGATGGCGATCCGCTCGGCGATCAGGTCTTCCTTGATCATGTCCACCAGCGACGTGCCTTCCTTATATTCGGAATGGCTGCGCGTGGCGAGCCCCTCGGGGTTGAGGTTCGGTGCGCCGCCGAGCTGCGTGATGCGCTCGGCGATGCGATCGGCGTGACCCTGTTCCTCGTTTGCGTGCTCGAGAAACTCGGCGGCGACCGCGTCTTTGTTCAGCCCGGTCGCCATGTAGTAGTGGCGTTTATAGCGCAAGACGCAAACGATCTCGGTTGCCAGCGCTGCGTTGAGAATATCGCACGCCTGCTCCGTGTCGAGCCCGTAGCTATCGGTGATCGCACCGCGGTCGATATTCTCGCGCGCGCGCCGGCGCAGCTCGGTGACGTCGCTCAAAAACGGTTTCGTTGCAGTTGTCACGGTCTTTCCTTCCTCGTGGCGAGGTTTCATAACGCTTGGCGGCTCGTGTCGGCCAGGAAACCGTCGAGGTGACTGTCGTGACACTCTTCTACAAGGTCCCAGCCGCCGGACGTCTTCTCGAAAAGAGCATATCCCCCGTTGCGTACGCGCGGCCGCCACAGTTGCGACGGCGGCCGGTGCGTTGCGGCGAGGATCGCGAGCCGCACGAGCACGTCGTGCGTCACGACTACGACGTCATTTTCCCCCGGCAACGAGCCGGCAAACGCGCGCCAGCGGCGATCCACGTCGGCTAGCGATTCGCCGCCGGCGAAGGTCACGGTATGAGGAGCCGTGCGCCAGGCACGCATGCGCTCGCCGTCGGCACGCTCGATCTCCTCGCGCAGCCGGCCTTCCCAGGTGCCGTGCGCGATTTCCAAGAGACGAGCGTCGGTGTCGATTGGGCACTCAAGAGACTCGGCGAGCGGGCGCGCCGTCTCGACGCAGCGCTGCAGCGGGCTAGCGATCACGCGGCGAGCCCCGGATTGGGACAGGTCGCCCGCCAACGCGCGCGCCTGTTGCATCCCGAGTTCGGTGAGCGTTGACTCGCGCTGTCCCTGGTAGCGTCCCGCGAAGTTCCAGTCCGTCTCGCCGTGACGCGCGACGTAGAGACGCATCGCTACACTCGGACCAAACGAACCGATTCGATGCCGTCGGCGGCCGCGATTGCCGCCAGGGCTTGGCGTTCGACCTCGCGGTCGACGTCGAGAACCATCATCGCACCGCCGCCCCGCAGCGAGCGCGCGACCTGCATCGTCGAAATATTGATTTTTGCGTCGCCGAGAATCGTTCCGATGCGGCCGACCATGCCGGGAACGTCACGGTGACGCGTCACGAGCATCGTGCCGTCCGCGACGGCATCGACCTCGAAGCCGTCGATCTCCACGATGCGCGGGCCGTTCGGCAACACGGTTCCCACCAAGCGATGCTCTTCCACCGCGATCGAGAGTGAGGCTCGAAACGGACCGTGGGGTCCTTCGCGCAGAACCATCGTACGCACGCCGACGTCGCGCGCGATCGCCGTCGCGTTGACGATGGAGACGCGACGATCGCTCATGAACGGGAGCGCTCCGGCCAACGCGGCGGCAACGAACGGTTCGGCGTCGAGCTCGGCGATGTCGCCGTGAAGCACGAGCGCGATCTCGCGCCGCAGCGCGTCGTCGAAAAGCTGCGGGAGCATCGCGCCCATCCGAAACGCGAGATCGACGAAACCGCCGGCGGCTTGCGCGCCGCCTGCCAGCGTGGGCGCGTTGACGGCGCCGGTTGCCGGCCTTCCGCCTAAAACGCGCACGACGTCTTCGGCAAGTTCGAGCGCGATGCGCTCGAGCGCTTCGTATGTGGAGCCGCCCAAATGCGGCGTCGCGACGACGCGCGGATGCCTCAGTATTCGGGCCGACGGCGATCCTTCCGTGGGCGGCTCGTCGGGAACCACGTCGATGGCCGCTGCCTGAAGGCGCCCGCCGTCGAGCGCGTCGATGAGCGCCGGGACGTCGACGACCGCGCCGCGCGCGCAGTTCACGAGCATGGCGCTGGGTTTGACGAGCGATAGTGCGTGCGCATCGACGAGGCCGCGCGTTTGCGGCGTCAAGGGTACGTGCAGCGTGATAACGTCCGCGGATGCAAGCAGGCGCTCGAGTTCGACGAGTTCGACGCCGAGTGCGCTGGCGCGCGAAGCCGGCACGTACGGGTCGTGAGCGATGACGTGCATGCCGAACGCCGCCGCGCGCGAGGCGACGTTACTGCCGATACGGCCCAGGCCAACGATACCGAGCGTTTTCCCGTAGAGCTCGTTGCCGACGAACGGCTTGCGTTCCCAACGCGATTCGCGAAGGGACGCATGCGCCTGCGGCACGTGCCGAAAGGTTGCTAACAAAACCGCGAACGTGTGCTCGGTCGCGGCGATGGTGTTCGCGCTCGGCGTGTTCACGACGACGATCCCGGCCGCGGTCGCGGCATCGACGTCGATCGCATCGACACCGACGCCGGCTCGCGCGACGACTTCCAACTGCGGCGCACGCGAAAGGAGCTCGCCGTCGACGCGGGTCTCGGAGCGGACGATCAAACCGCGAGCGTCGCCCAGCGCGCTGTGCAGCGCGTCGCGAGACGAACCCACGCACGAAACGATCTCAATGCCCGCGCGCGACAAGACCGCGAGGCCGCGCTCGTCGAACGGCTCGGCAACGACGACGCGTCCGAGCTTGGGCAGGCTTACCATTCCGGCCAGCTTCGCCCGAGGGCGCAACGGCCCTTGCGTCGTACGTCGCAGGCCGATGACCGAGGAGGAAGCGCGCGCGCAAATTACGGCGTACGCGCAACGTTTATGGGATCGCCGCCTCGTCAGCGGCACGAGCGGCAACGTCAGCGTACGGCTCGACGACGGCGACGTCTTGGCGACGCCGGCAAGCCGATGTCTGGGCGGATTGCAGCCGCACGACGTCGTTCGCGTCGCCGCCGACGGAACACCGCGCGATGCTACCGGGCGTCCGACGAGCGAACTGCCGCTGCATCTCGTCGCCTATCGCCGGCGCGCCGACGCGCGCTGCGTCGTGCACGTACACCCGACGTTTTGCGTGGTGTGGTCGCTCTTGGGCGAAGTTTTTCCGCAAGAGACGGTCGGCGCGCGCGAGACGCTCGGCGCGGTTGCTTGGACCGCGTTTCAGCCGCCCGGCTCGCAAGAACTGGCGGATTTGTGCGGCGATGCATTCGCACGCGGCATCGACGTCGTATTAATGGAGCGGCACGGCCTCTCGGCGATCGGCCCAGAGCTGGAAAATGCGTTCGTGCTGGTCGATCAAGCTGAAGAGGGGGCGCGCGTCGCGTACTTCGCCCGCATTGGAAAAGCGGGCAAGTTTACAGGCGCTTACTAGCGGGAAGAACATTCACACCAGCGAAGACGGGGGTCCGTTGTGAGTTACCGGCTGCCCATGCATCAGAGGATGGCGAACGCGCTTAGCTATGGCGAGTTCCGCATCTTCTATCAGCCGGTCGTCGACCTCCAGACGACCAAAGTCGTCGGGCTCGAGGCGCTATGCCGCTGGCCCCAACGGGACGATACGTGGGCCCCGCCCGAGACGTTCATTTCGCAAGCCGAAACGTCGGGTTTCATCGTGCAGCTCGGCGATTGGGTGCTGCGCACGGCGGTCGAACAAGTGCGCCGCTGGCAGACGCGGTTCGGCATCGATTTGTTGCTCGCGGTCAATCTGTCGGGGCGGCAGTTTCTGCATTACAACCTCATCAAGTCGATCGAAGACGCGATGCGCCAAGTGCAGTACCATCCCAAGACGCTCGAGTTCGAAATCACCGAAAGCGTGGCGATGCACAATGCCGAGGATTCGATCGGCATCATGCGCCAGCTCAAGAGCATCGGCATCGCGCTCGCGCTCGACGATTTCGGAACCGGCTACTCGTCGCTCGCGTATCTCAAGCGCTTTCCGATCGACAAACTCAAGATCGACCGCACCTTCGTGCGCGACATTCCCGACGATGCCAACGATCTGGCGATCGTCTCCGCTATCATCGCCATGGCGCACGCGCTCGGCTTGAAAGTCCAGGCCGAAGGCGTCGAGACCGAGGCGCAGATGGAGTTCCTGCGAGACTGCGGCTGCGAGTACGCGCAGGGATACCTTTTCGGCCGCGCCCTTCCGGGCGACGAATTTGAGGAGCTTCTGGCCGACCAGCGGGCCGCCGAACGTACCGCATCGTAAGATAGCCCCCGCCGGGAGAGGTGGTCGAGCGGTTGAAGGCACTCGCTTGGAAAGCGAGCAGACGTGATAAGCGTCTCGAGGGTTCGAATCCCTCCCTCTCCGGACCTTAAAGACAAGGAGGCTTCGCACGTGCGAAGCCTCCTTTTGTTGGACTGCTAGGACGCTTTAGTCGTGGAAATTCACTTCGCTCACGCTGCAGAAATCCACGTCGTCGACTTCCGCCGTGCCGCCGCCCTCGAACTCACCCTTGACGTCCCAATGGCACTTGTCTTCCGCGCGCGGAAACTTCACGTCGACGCTCTTGCCCGACTCCAGGGTGTCCTCTCCCAAAATATCGTCACCCCAGTCGTCACTGGAATGGGGCGAGACGTACAGCTCCTTCAACGTCTTGCTCGTATTGTTGTGCAGAGTGAAGTCCTGATCGCCGGCGACAGCCGGAATCGCGAATAAAAGGGTCGCTGCAACGGCAACCGCCAGCGACTTTCCAAGCCGGATGTTCATAGTCGAGTCCCTTTCTCCGAGTAGCGTTATTGGGCGATCGTAAATTCTGTGCTTTTCGTATCTCGCTGTGTTCCGTTGTCCGTCATCGTAACGACGATCTTGTACGTTCCTACCGGCCAGCCGGCGTCGGGAGGCGTCAAATCGTACGTCGTGGTGCCGTCGGAATCGAGATTGTAGGACTTGTCGAGCTGCGGAATCGCCGTGTTCGGTTTTTGGCCGGCCACCTTCTCAGCGATGAGTTGCCAGTTCAGCGAAACTTTACCGGGCAGGTTGTCCGCGGACGCTTTTGCGTATACGGCGTCATGGACGCCAAAGCTCGTGGTGGGCGCGGACATGTCTTTGTCCTTGGCCATTTGCAGGCTGCCGATGTGAGCGGTGGAGACGCTGCAGGCCGGCAATAGGATTGCGGCAAGTGTTAGAGCGGCAGCGGGTGCCGATCGTTTGATCACGTTTTCTCCCTATCGAAAAACCGCTGGTAGGACAACGCGAAACCCGCGACGCTCATATGCGCGTCGCTTGCGAATTGCTCCATAAGGATTATCGACCGTCGACGACCGGGAATTAAGTCACTCGGTGACCTCTTCTACGATCGCATCGATGTGCGCGAGCCAAAAATCGAAGCTCGCGCGCGCTTGCGCTTCTAGCATCGCGTCGCCTGCGACCACCTCGCGATCCAGCTGACGCGATAACGTGGCGCGTTCACCGTAGTTGACGTCCATCACGAGATCGGGTGCCTGCAGATCCGCGAGCAGCTCGTTGGGCAGGCGCACGTCGGGAGGCAGCGTGCTGATCACGATCTCCGGGATATTTGCCCCCGGCCACACCTCAGCTTCGAAACGCTCGCAGGCCTTGCGCACGCGCTTGGGATCACGCCCCCAAACGAAAGCGTAGGCGTCCTTGTCGTGCAACTCCGCGAGAATCGCGCGCGCGCTGGCACCATAGCCGAGCACGCCGATGCGCTTGAGCGCAATCGGTTCGTCGATAAGCGCCTCGACGGCGGTGCGCGCACCGATGCCGTCGGTGTTCGTGCCGATAATGTCGCGTCCGAAAAAAATAGTATTGACCGCCTGCGACTCTTCGGCTTCCGTCGTCAGCACGTCGCACGCTTGCAGCGCTTCTTCTTTCAAGGGAAACGTGACGTTGCAACCGGTGTAGCCGTCCAGTCGCATGCGACGCAGCACCGAAACGGCGTTCCCGCTCGGAACGCGGATCGAAACGTAACTGCCGTCAATTTCGGCATCGCTGAGAAACGCGCGATGGAGCGCGGGACTACGGCTGTGCGCCACGGGATCGCCGACGACGGCGAGTTTCACGGCGTGCGCCGCTCGGGCAGCATGATGCGCTCAAAAAACCGGAAAACGCGCGTGATCGCAAAGTCTTTAGCTTCGATCGGCTCGGTGAGAATCGTGTAAAGCCCGCACATCTTACCGCCGAGTACGTCAGTAAAGAGTTGATCTCCGACAACGGCGATCTCTTTGCGGCGCAGCTGCAAACGCTGTTTGGCCCGCAAGAAACCAAACGGCAGCGGTTTGAGCGCGTTGGGGATGCACGGCACGTTGAGTTGTGCCGCAAGCGTCCGGACGCGCTGGGAAAAGTTATTCGAGAGCATGACCATTCGAAAGCCGCGCTCGTGCGCACGCTCGACCCATGCCACATGTTCTTCCCCGAGCTCGGTCTCTCGAAAGCCGAGCAAGGTGTTATCGAGGTCGACGATCAGCCCCCGGATGCCGGCGGCCTCGAGCTCCTCGTGAGGGACGTCGTGAAGGCGCGGAGCGTAACGATCGGGACCCATCATAGGAGAGTCCGTTCCCACGGGTTATCCCCGGTATCCTCGGAGCTCTCCACACGGCCTCCACTCGCTTCCTGCGGCCTGGGCCGAGAATCCCCAAAAATCTCGCGATACTCACAGGTCGACCACAAGGACTCCACTTTAGCTACCCCAACATATTGTGTCCAACGCCGCCGAGTGGCACAATAGGTGTTAACGCCGGCGTCGGCATCGCCGTCTATCGAACAGGTGTTCGCATAGAGAACACCGAAGATTTCGGGTCCCCAAACCGGCACTCGACCGCGCTTGGCAAGGAGCAGCTGCGCATGAAATTTCACCGCGTGTATTCCACCGCCCAGGATCCCTACGCCGGACTCACCTTCGAGCCCCGGACGTCCCGTATCGTCAATCCCGACGGTTCGGTGATCTTCGAGGCTAAGGACGTCATGGTGCCGACCAGTTGGAGCCAGGTCGCCGTCGACGTGCTGGCCCAGAAATATTGCCGCAAAGCCGGCGTTCCGAAGGCTACGAAACGGGTCGAGGAAGACGGCGTGCCCGAGTGGCTGTGGCGCTCGGCGGCGGACGACACTGCGCTCAACGACCTGCCGCGCAACGAGCAGTTTGGAGCCGAGCGCGACGCCCGCCAGGTCTTCAATCGCATGGCCGGCTGCTGGACCTATTGGGGCTGGAAATACGGCTATTTCGACTCCGAGAACGATGCGCGGATCTATTTCGACGAGATGTGCTCGATGCTCGCGCGCCAAGTCGGCGCCCCCAATTCACCCCAATGGTTTAATACCGGATTGCATTGGGCGTACGGTATTTCGGGGCCGGCGCAGGGGCACTATTTTGTCGACCCGGCCGCAGCCGTAGCTAAGCCGTCAGCCAACACCTTCGAACATCCGCAAGTCTCGGCGTGTTTCATCCTCGGTATTGAGGACGATCTCGTCAATGAAGGCGGCATCTTCGATGGCGTAATGCGCGAAGCGCGCATATTTAAAGGCGGTTCGGGATCCGGTGCAAACTTCTCGAAACTCCGCGCAGCCGGTGAAAAACTCACGGGCGGCGGTACGTCGAGTGGCCTGATGTCGTTCCTCAAGGTGTTCGATCGAGCTGCAGGTGCTATTAAATCAGGCGGCACGACGCGCCGCGCGGCCAAGATGGTGGTACTCAACGCGGATCATCCCGACATTGAAGAATTCGTTACATGGAAGGTTCGCGAAGAGCGGAAAGTTGCCGATTTAGTCGTCGGTTCGCGCATTTTCGAGAAGCACTTAAACGCGATTATTTCGGCCGCTCACGACACGCGCATACCAGAACACGCGCGCCTGGATCCCGCTTTGAACGCGTCGTTGCGAAACGCAATTCGCGAAGCGATTGCCCTTGGCATTCCGACTGGTGCGACGCAAAGCGCACTCGATTATGCTCGCCAGGGCTACACGCACCTCGAGGTCGAGAAGTATGATACGGCGTGGGATTCAGAAGCCTACATTACGGTATCGGGCCAGAACTCGAACAACTCGGTGCGTCTGACGAACAGCTTCTTCGAATCGGTCGATCGCGATGCAGATTGGGAGCTGAAATGGCGGACCAATGGCGGCACTGCCAAGATCATTAAAGCGCGCGACCTCTGGGAACAGATCGGTCTGGCTGCGTGGCAATCGGCCGATCCAGGCCTCCAGTTCGACGATACGATTCAAGAGTGGCACACGTGCGCTGCCGACGATCGTATCAACGCTACTAACCCGTGCGTTACCGGAGACACACTGGTCGCTACGGCCGATGGGCCGAAGCGCATCGCGGAACTCGTCGGCAAAGCTGCGTTTGTCATTGGCGGCGACGGAAAGCCGCACTTCGTCAACAAAATCTTCCCCACTGGCGTAAAGCCGGTCTACGCGTTAGAGCTTACTAATGGATACCGTGTTGAAGTCACAGCCGATCATCGCATATTAACGGCAAACAGAGGCGACGTGCCGGTTTCGCAGCTTACGCCAGACGACGACATCATCACGATGCCCGCTTTTTCGCCATTGGCAATTGCCGGCAACGGCCCCGGCGCGGGATCGAGGAAAGAGCGGCTGGTTTCACTTGAGCCCATCGGTGAGGCACAGGTCTACGATCTAACTGAAAATGACACGCACCATTTCGTTGCCAATGGCATCGTGGTTCACAACTGCTCAGAGTATGTATTCATAGATGATACTGCATGCAATTTGGCCAGCATGAATTTGGTCAAATTCCTTAACGATGACGGAAACTTCGATGCGAAGCGCTTCGCCGAATCCTCGCGGATCTGGACGACGACTCTCGAGATTTCTGTCACGATGGGGCAGATGCCGTCTAAGACCATCGCCGAGAAGAATCACGGCTATCGCACGCTCGGGTTAGGTTATGCGAATCTCGGCACGCTATTGATGCGCTTGGGCCTGCCGTACGACTCAGAGGAAGGCTACGGCTGGTGCGCCGCGATCAACGCGCTGATGACGGGGACGGCCTATCGCACTTCGGCCGAAATGGCGCAGCAACTTGGACCGTTCGCGCGCTTTGAAGCCAATCGCGAACCGATGTTGCGCGTAATTCGTAATCATCGGCGCGCGGCATACGCTGCTGATCCGAACGATTACGAAGGCCTCTCGGTAAAGCCGGTCACGCACACACCCAATCTCTTCACTCAGGAGACGTGGGCGCTGGCGCGCCGCATGTGGGATGATGCATTGTCCATCGGCGAGGTGGCCGGTTTCCGAAATGCGCAAACCGTCGTGATCGCACCTACGGGAACCATTGGCCTTGTGATGGACTGTGACACGACCGGTATCGAACCCGACTTCGCACTCGTGAAATTCAAGAAGCTCGCCGGCGGCGGATACTTCAAGATCGTCAATCAGTCGGTCGATGCCGCCCTGCATAAGCTCGGCTACTCGCAAGATCAAATCGACGCGATCGAAACCTATGCCAAAGGCACCGGCACGTTACTCGAAGCGCCGCATATCAACCGAGCGACACTAAAA
Protein-coding regions in this window:
- a CDS encoding ferritin-like domain-containing protein — translated: MTTATKPFLSDVTELRRRARENIDRGAITDSYGLDTEQACDILNAALATEIVCVLRYKRHYYMATGLNKDAVAAEFLEHANEEQGHADRIAERITQLGGAPNLNPEGLATRSHSEYKEGTSLVDMIKEDLIAERIAIESYTEIVRFFGERDVTSRRLMEEILAVEEEHANDMRDLLEKVK
- a CDS encoding histidine phosphatase family protein, with protein sequence MRLYVARHGETDWNFAGRYQGQRESTLTELGMQQARALAGDLSQSGARRVIASPLQRCVETARPLAESLECPIDTDARLLEIAHGTWEGRLREEIERADGERMRAWRTAPHTVTFAGGESLADVDRRWRAFAGSLPGENDVVVVTHDVLVRLAILAATHRPPSQLWRPRVRNGGYALFEKTSGGWDLVEECHDSHLDGFLADTSRQAL
- the serA gene encoding phosphoglycerate dehydrogenase produces the protein MVSLPKLGRVVVAEPFDERGLAVLSRAGIEIVSCVGSSRDALHSALGDARGLIVRSETRVDGELLSRAPQLEVVARAGVGVDAIDVDAATAAGIVVVNTPSANTIAATEHTFAVLLATFRHVPQAHASLRESRWERKPFVGNELYGKTLGIVGLGRIGSNVASRAAAFGMHVIAHDPYVPASRASALGVELVELERLLASADVITLHVPLTPQTRGLVDAHALSLVKPSAMLVNCARGAVVDVPALIDALDGGRLQAAAIDVVPDEPPTEGSPSARILRHPRVVATPHLGGSTYEALERIALELAEDVVRVLGGRPATGAVNAPTLAGGAQAAGGFVDLAFRMGAMLPQLFDDALRREIALVLHGDIAELDAEPFVAAALAGALPFMSDRRVSIVNATAIARDVGVRTMVLREGPHGPFRASLSIAVEEHRLVGTVLPNGPRIVEIDGFEVDAVADGTMLVTRHRDVPGMVGRIGTILGDAKINISTMQVARSLRGGGAMMVLDVDREVERQALAAIAAADGIESVRLVRV
- a CDS encoding class II aldolase/adducin family protein — encoded protein: MTEEEARAQITAYAQRLWDRRLVSGTSGNVSVRLDDGDVLATPASRCLGGLQPHDVVRVAADGTPRDATGRPTSELPLHLVAYRRRADARCVVHVHPTFCVVWSLLGEVFPQETVGARETLGAVAWTAFQPPGSQELADLCGDAFARGIDVVLMERHGLSAIGPELENAFVLVDQAEEGARVAYFARIGKAGKFTGAY
- a CDS encoding EAL domain-containing protein: MSYRLPMHQRMANALSYGEFRIFYQPVVDLQTTKVVGLEALCRWPQRDDTWAPPETFISQAETSGFIVQLGDWVLRTAVEQVRRWQTRFGIDLLLAVNLSGRQFLHYNLIKSIEDAMRQVQYHPKTLEFEITESVAMHNAEDSIGIMRQLKSIGIALALDDFGTGYSSLAYLKRFPIDKLKIDRTFVRDIPDDANDLAIVSAIIAMAHALGLKVQAEGVETEAQMEFLRDCGCEYAQGYLFGRALPGDEFEELLADQRAAERTAS
- a CDS encoding YqeG family HAD IIIA-type phosphatase, whose translation is MMGPDRYAPRLHDVPHEELEAAGIRGLIVDLDNTLLGFRETELGEEHVAWVERAHERGFRMVMLSNNFSQRVRTLAAQLNVPCIPNALKPLPFGFLRAKQRLQLRRKEIAVVGDQLFTDVLGGKMCGLYTILTEPIEAKDFAITRVFRFFERIMLPERRTP